The Sphingobacteriales bacterium genome contains the following window.
TCCTGAAATTTCGAAAGGAAGTTTCGCCTTAAACTCCTCGACCTTTTCTTCATACGTTTTTTTTACTTCACTGGAGTCATCACCTTCTCTCTTCTTTTTGAAGCTCTTCAACCCCAGAGAGGAAGACGCAGCTAAAAATGACGCCGAAGCAATAAACACCCAAACTGTTAACATAATTCTTCTCATAGCACCTATTTTAAAAAGTTAATAATTATTATTTTGCAAGTATAAACTTAGATTTTCAATTATTACACTCAAATATTTTATTTAATTTTTAGTTAAAGTTGTCTTTTTAGTAATTTTACGCAAAATAGTTTAGATATTTATTTTTATAATGTTTTATATACGATAGCGAGCCTATACTGTATAAATGAATTGTTAAGCCCAAAATCAATGTTTAAGATTTTCTTAAACGACCGTATGTCAACTAAGAAAAAGTTTCTTGCTAATATTATAATTCAGTCTGAAATGCATATTACCGTATTCAAAAAGGACTGTTTCAATCTAAAATCTGACCATATACATGAATGTTACGAATGAACATCCGGGCTTGTATCATCCTTCATTTGAAAAAGATGCTTGCGGAATCGGCTTTGTCGCGCATATGAAAGGTGAAAAATCACATCGTATCATTCAGGATGCCCTAACCATGCTGGAGAACATGGAACATCGGGGTGCCTGTGGCTGTGAAGAAAATACCGGTGACGGAGCAGGCATCTTGCTGCAGATTCCGCATGAGTACTACCAAAAAGAAGCTGCCAAGATGGGTATTACCCTGCCAGAGCCAGGTAAATACGGAACCGGTTTCATCTTTTTCCCACAGGATCAAGAGACGCGAAACCAGTGCAAAGAATTCATCGCACAAACTGCAAAGACATTAAAATTCACCGTTTTAGGCTACCGGAAAATCAACACCAATAATGAACCTGTTGGTCCGACGGCCAAATCTGCGGAACCTTGTGTCGAGCAGCTGTTCATAAAACCGGAGTTTGAATACAAGGAAGACATCGAACTGGAACGAAAACTGTATGTGCTGAGAGCTCATACGGTCAGAGAGATTAATATCATCCTGGGTGGAAAGGATTCTTTCTATTACACCAACCTTTCCTGCCATACCGTTATCTACAAAGGACAACTGACCACCCATCAGGTTCGTCAGTATTATCCGGAACTGAATGATGAAAGCGTAGAATCTGCACTGGCACTGGTGCATTCCCGTTTCTCTACCAACACCTTTCCAAAATGGCGTCTGGCACAGCCATTCCGCTACATAGCCCATAACGGGGAAATCAATACACTACAGGGCAACCTGAACTGGATGCGCACCCGGGAGCATCTGCTGGAATGCAATGTATTTACCAAAGAAGAGATTGAAATGTTCATGCCAATCTGTTATCGTGATCAGTCGGACTCCGCTTCATTAGATAATGTCGTTGAGTTATTATACCTCGCTGGCCGGTCGTTGCCGCATGCCATCATGATGCTGATACCGGAAGCCTGGCAGGATAATGAACAGATGGAAGACTGGAAAAAGGCATTTTACGAATACCATGACTGTCTGATGGAGCCTTGGGACGGTCCGGCTTCGATCTGCTTTACCGACGGCAAGATGGTAGGCGCAACGCTGGACAGAAACGGATTGCGTCCTTCACGTTTTGTCGTGTATAATGATGGCAGAGTGGTGATGTCATCCGAAGCGGGCGCCTTACCGACAGAAGAAGAAAAAGTAATTCAGAAAGGCCGCCTGCAGCCCGGAAAGATGTTTATCATCAACATGGAAGAAGGCAGAATCATTTCTGATGATGAACTGAAAAAAAATATCTGCACCCAGCATCCATACCGCGAATGGCTGAATAAACACAAAATTACGTTTTCAGACTTGCCGAAATCTGCCATTTCTGAAGAACGATTAGCTCGCAGAGAATTATTACAGCAACAGCTCGCATTTGGCTATACCTCTGAAGATGTCCGTGTCATTATCACACCTATGGCTGAAACCGCCTATGAACCGATAGGTTCTATGGGAACAGATACGCCGCTGGCGGTCCTTTCCGACCAGTCGCAGAATTTATCGAATTATTTCAAACAATTGTTCGCACAGGTAACCAACCCTCCTATCGACCCGATTCGGGAACGCATGGTGATGAGTACCTTTACCGCATTAGGCGGTGCCAGCAGTATATTAACGACTACAGAGCATCACTGTAAACAGATAGCGATCCGTCAGCCGATATTATCCAACAGCGACATCGCAAAACTCCGTTACATCAATCATCCTGACTTTAAGGTAATCACGATACAGGCATTATTCAGTTCCAGCGGAAAAAAAGGCGCGCTGGAAAGAAGTATAGAGCGAATCTGTAAGGAAGCGGAAGATGCGGTGGCCAACGGAAACAATATCATAATCATTTCTGATAAAGGCGTTAATAAAGATTTTGCACCGATTCCATCCTTACTCGCTACCGGCGCCATACATCATCATCTGATTCGTACCAAAACGCGTATCGACTGTTCTTTAGTGGTGGAAAGCGGTGATATCCGGGAAGTACACCAGATGGCAACCCATATCGGCTACGGTGCCACTTCCATCAATCCGTATTTAGCGTATCAGACCATCTACGATTTAAACAAGGAAAAACTAAAACATTTAAATAAACCGGATGAGAAGCTGGTGGAGAACTTCATCAAGGCATCCAGTAATGGTTTGCTGAAAGTATTTTCCAAGATGGGTATTTCCACTCATCAATCCTACCACGGTTCTCAGATTTTCGAGATAGTCGGATTGAGTAAGAGAGTGGTGGAAAAATGTTTCACCGGCTCCATCTCCCGCCTGGATGGGATGGGTTTTGATGAAATCGCTAAAGAGGTATTGAAACGACACACGCTCGCATTCCCGGATGCAGAAAATGGAACCCCGCATCTTGAAGTGGGCGGAAACTATCAGTGGAAACGCCGTGGTGAAGCGCATCTATTCAACCCGGACATGATACATTTACTGCAGTATTCCACCAAGAAGAACGATTATAAAATCTATAAGCAATACGCGGATAAAATAAACAACCAGGCAGAAAAAGCGATCACTTTGCGCAGTTTGCTGGATTTTGATTATTCCATTGCAACCCCTGTTCCGATAGAAGAGGTAGAGCCTGTAGAAAATATATTGAAACGTTTTGCTACCGGCGCCATGTCATTCGGTTCCATCTCACATGAAGCACATTCCACGCTCGCCATTGCGATGAACAGGATAGGCGGCAAATCGAATTGCGGTGAAGGCGGTGAAGATGAAATTCGTTTTGAGAAAAAGCTAAACGGTGATTGGGAACGTTCGGCTATCAAACAGGTAGCATCCGGCCGATTTGGTGTAACGAGTTATTACCTGGCAAATGCCGATGAATTACAAATCAAACTGGCACAAGGCGCTAAACCGGGTGAAGGCGGACAGCTGCCCGGCCATAAAGTGGATGAATGGATTGGAAGAGTGCGTCACTCTACTCCGGGCGTGGGATTGATTTCACCGCCGCCGCATCACGACATCTATTCCATCGAGGATTTGGCGCAATTGATTTTTGACTTAAAAAACGCCAACCCAAAGGCACGCATCAACACGAAACTGGTGGCTGAAGCGGGTGTGGGAACGGTAGCCGCCGGTGTTGCCAAAGCAAAATCTGATGTGATATTAATCTCAGGCTATGACGGCGGAACAGGTGCTTCCCCTATTTCTTCCATCAAACATGCAGGCTTGCCATGGGAACTTGGGTTGTCAGAAGCACATCAGACGTTGGTAAAAAATAATTTACGAAGCCGTGTCATACTGCAGACAGACGGACAGCTGCGAACCGGTAAAGACATTGCTTTCGCCACCTTGTTAGGTGCCGAAGAATGGGGTATCGCCACCGCTGCATTAGTGGTGGAAGGTTGTATCATGATGCGTAAATGCCATTTAAACACTTGCCCGGTAGGCGTCGCCACGCAAGACCCGATTCTGCGCTCCCGATTCACCGGCGACCCGCAGCATGTCATCAATTTCTTCACGTTTATTGCGAATGATTTAAGGGAATGGATGGCGAAACTCGGCTTCCGCACCATCAATGAAATGGTGGGACAAACCCAACTGCTG
Protein-coding sequences here:
- the gltB gene encoding glutamate synthase large subunit codes for the protein MNVTNEHPGLYHPSFEKDACGIGFVAHMKGEKSHRIIQDALTMLENMEHRGACGCEENTGDGAGILLQIPHEYYQKEAAKMGITLPEPGKYGTGFIFFPQDQETRNQCKEFIAQTAKTLKFTVLGYRKINTNNEPVGPTAKSAEPCVEQLFIKPEFEYKEDIELERKLYVLRAHTVREINIILGGKDSFYYTNLSCHTVIYKGQLTTHQVRQYYPELNDESVESALALVHSRFSTNTFPKWRLAQPFRYIAHNGEINTLQGNLNWMRTREHLLECNVFTKEEIEMFMPICYRDQSDSASLDNVVELLYLAGRSLPHAIMMLIPEAWQDNEQMEDWKKAFYEYHDCLMEPWDGPASICFTDGKMVGATLDRNGLRPSRFVVYNDGRVVMSSEAGALPTEEEKVIQKGRLQPGKMFIINMEEGRIISDDELKKNICTQHPYREWLNKHKITFSDLPKSAISEERLARRELLQQQLAFGYTSEDVRVIITPMAETAYEPIGSMGTDTPLAVLSDQSQNLSNYFKQLFAQVTNPPIDPIRERMVMSTFTALGGASSILTTTEHHCKQIAIRQPILSNSDIAKLRYINHPDFKVITIQALFSSSGKKGALERSIERICKEAEDAVANGNNIIIISDKGVNKDFAPIPSLLATGAIHHHLIRTKTRIDCSLVVESGDIREVHQMATHIGYGATSINPYLAYQTIYDLNKEKLKHLNKPDEKLVENFIKASSNGLLKVFSKMGISTHQSYHGSQIFEIVGLSKRVVEKCFTGSISRLDGMGFDEIAKEVLKRHTLAFPDAENGTPHLEVGGNYQWKRRGEAHLFNPDMIHLLQYSTKKNDYKIYKQYADKINNQAEKAITLRSLLDFDYSIATPVPIEEVEPVENILKRFATGAMSFGSISHEAHSTLAIAMNRIGGKSNCGEGGEDEIRFEKKLNGDWERSAIKQVASGRFGVTSYYLANADELQIKLAQGAKPGEGGQLPGHKVDEWIGRVRHSTPGVGLISPPPHHDIYSIEDLAQLIFDLKNANPKARINTKLVAEAGVGTVAAGVAKAKSDVILISGYDGGTGASPISSIKHAGLPWELGLSEAHQTLVKNNLRSRVILQTDGQLRTGKDIAFATLLGAEEWGIATAALVVEGCIMMRKCHLNTCPVGVATQDPILRSRFTGDPQHVINFFTFIANDLREWMAKLGFRTINEMVGQTQLLKRRDGIHHWKYKHLDLSPVIFKEEAGPEVGLFKQMRQAHPTDDAILDKKLVEAARESLENSIPATGHFKIINTDRTVGALLSNEISNRHKGTGLPEDTIQFKFTGSAGQSFGAFTAPGITFELEGEANDYFGKGLSGSKLIVYPSTKANFKPSENIIIGNVAFYGATSGEAYIRGMAGERFCVRNSGVKAVVEGVGDHGCEYMTGGLAIILGKTGRNFAAGMSGGIAYVYDMENAFPKNINKEMVELEDPENEDLETLRFYIERHFKYTNSDIAKNILDNWEVTSKFFVKVMPTDYKKVLRERKAQKQNINV